A part of Mustela erminea isolate mMusErm1 chromosome 9, mMusErm1.Pri, whole genome shotgun sequence genomic DNA contains:
- the LOC116599959 gene encoding olfactory receptor 10W1-like: MIWGNRSLLMEFVFLAYPSQPEFCVLSFLGVSLVYTLIITGNVLIIVAIQTEARLHTPMYYFLGSLSAVEICYTAVVVPHILANILQSEKTITLLGCAIQMIFFIGLGSADCFLLATMAYDRYVAICHPLQYPLTMTLTLCVRLVVASVGIGLFLSTQLVAFIFSLPFCRARSIQHFFCDIPPVMPLVCASSHIHEQSVLVAATLAIAMPFFFIATSYVFIVAAVLKIHSTAGRHRAFSTCSSHLSVVLLQYGCCAFVYLRPSSSYYPKQDQFISLVYTLGTPLLNPLIYTLRNSEMKGTLGKILTRNCLSHNNQGSLQPSGKSLIPAQANLHATAISPGQC, translated from the coding sequence ATGATCTGGGGAAATCGTTCACTGTTGATGGAATTTGTGTTCCTGGCCTATCCCTCCCAACCAGAGTTCTGTGTCTTGTCCTTCCTTGGAGTCAGCCTCGTTTATACCTTGATCATCACTGGGAATGTCCTAATTATAGTGGCCATCCAGACAGAAGCTCGCCTACATACCCCCATGTACTATTTTTTGGGCAGCCTCTCAGCAGTAGAAATATGTTACACTGCGGTGGTGGTgccccacatcctggccaacatccTACAGTCAGAGAAGACCATCACCCTCCTGGGCTGTGCCATTCAGATGATCTTCTTCATTGGGCTTGGCAGTGCTGATTGCTTCCTCTTGGCCACCATGGCCTATGACAGGTATGTTGCCATCTGCCACCCCTTACAGTACCCTCTCACCATGACTTTAACTCTCTGTGTCCGCTTGGTCGTGGCCTCTGTGGGTATCGGCTTGTTCCTGTCCACACAACTGGTGGCCTTCATCTTCTCTCTGCCATTCTGCCGGGCTCGAAGTATCCAGCACTTCTTTTGTGATATTCCACCAGTGATGCCTCTTGTTTGTGCCAGCAGCCACATCCATGAGCAGTCAGTGCTGGTGGCAGCCACACTGGCCATTGCCATGCCTTTCTTCTTCATTGCTACCTCCTATGTCTTCATTGTGGCTGCCGTGCTCAAGATCCACTCAACAGCTGGACGTCACCgggccttctccacctgctcctcccacctctctGTGGTCCTGCTGCAGTATGGCTGTTGTGCCTTTGTGTACCTGCGCCCCAGCTCCAGCTACTACCCCAAGCAAGATCAGTTCATCTCACTGGTGTACACATTGGGAACCCCACTGCTCAACCCACTTATCTACACCCTGAGGAACAGTGAAATGAAGGGGACCCTGGGAAAAATTCTTACCAGGAATTGCCTCTCCCATAACAACCAGGGGAGTCTACAACCTTCAGGCAAGAGTTTGATTCCAGCTCAAGCAAATCTCCATGCAACTGCAATTTCTCCCGGACAAtgttaa
- the LOC116598170 gene encoding olfactory receptor 10W1-like — protein sequence MIWGNRSLLMEFVFLAYPSQPEFCVLSFLGVSLVYTLIITGNVLIIVAIQTEARLHTPMYYFLGSLSAVEICYTAVVVPHILANILQSEKTITLLGCATQMIFFIGLGSADCLLLATMAYDRYVAICHPLQYPLTMTLTLCVRLVVSSVGIGLFLSAQLVAFIFSLPFCRARSIQHFFCDIPPVMPLVCANSHIHEQLVPVAATLAIAVPFFFIATSYVFIVTAVLKIHSAVGRHRAFSTCSSHLSVVLLQYGCCAFVYMRPSSSYYPKQDQFISLEYTLGTPLLNPLIYTLRNSEMKGTLGRILTKNCLSHNN from the coding sequence ATGATCTGGGGAAATCGTTCACTTTTGATGGAATTTGTGTTCCTGGCCTATCCCTCCCAACCAGAGTTCTGTGTCTTGTCCTTCCTTGGAGTCAGCCTCGTTTATACCTTGATCATCACTGGGAATGTCCTAATTATAGTGGCCATCCAGACAGAAGCTCGCCTACATACCCCCATGTACTATTTTTTGGGCAGCCTCTCAGCAGTAGAAATATGTTACACTGCGGTGGTGGTaccccacatcctggccaacatccTACAGTCAGAGAAGACCATCACCCTCCTAGGCTGTGCCACTCAGATGATCTTCTTCATTGGGCTTGGCAGTGCTGATTGCTTGCTCTTGGCCACCATGGCCTATGACAGGTATGTTGCCATCTGCCACCCCTTACAGTACCCTCTCACCATGACTTTAACTCTCTGTGTCCGCTTGGTTGTGTCCTCTGTGGGCATCGGCTTGTTCCTGTCTGCACAACTGGTGGCCTTCATCTTCTCTCTGCCATTCTGCCGGGCTCGAAGTATCCAACACTTCTTTTGTGATATTCCACCAGTGATGCCTCTTGTTTGTGCCAACAGCCACATCCATGAGCAGTTAGTGCCGGTGGCAGCCACACTGGCCATTGCTGTGCCTTTCTTCTTCATTGCTACCTCCTATGTCTTCATTGTGACTGCTGTGCTCAAGATCCACTCAGCAGTTGGACGTCACCgggccttctccacctgctcctcccacctctctGTGGTCCTGCTGCAGTATGGCTGTTGTGCCTTTGTGTACATGCGCCCCAGCTCCAGCTACTACCCCAAGCAAGATCAGTTCATCTCACTGGAGTACACATTGGGAACCCCACTGCTCAACCCACTTATCTACACCCTGAGGAACAGTGAAATGAAGGGGACCCTGGGGAGAATTCTTACCAAGAATTGCCTCTCCCATAACAACTAG